The Microbispora sp. ZYX-F-249 genome segment ATGTCGCGGGCGATGGCCAGGCCGAGTCCGGTGCCCCCATGACCCCGGCTGCGCGCCGTGTCCGACCTCGCGAACCGCTCGAAGATCCTCTCCCGTTCGCCCGCCGGGACGCCCGGGCCGTCGTCGCCGACCCACAACTCGACGTAGCCCTCGTCACGCCGGAGCCCGACCTCGACCACGCTCCGGGCGTGCCGCTGCGCGTTGTCGAGCAGGTTGGTAAGCAGGCGCGCGAGGTGGCGCGGCGCGGCGTGCATCCTGACCCCGTCCGCCAGCTGAAGGCGCACGGGGATGCGGTCCGCCCGGCGGGCGACCTCGTCCCTGACCAGCGCCGAGACGTCCACGGGTTTGCGGTCCGGGGCGGTCGCCCCCACCTTCGCCAGCAGGAGCAGGTCGTCGATGATCCCTTCGAGCCGCTCCACGTCGTAAAGCGCGTCCCGGAGCAGCGACCGCAGATCGGTCTCGTCGGGATGCAGCTGCGCCTCCTCGAGCTGCGTGCGCAGGCCGGCGAGCGGAGTGCGCAGTTCGTGCGAGGCGTCCGCGGCGAACTCGCGCTGGCGCCGCAAGGCCCGCTCCGTGGTCAGCTTCGCCTGCTCGATGCGGGCGAGCGTGCTGTTCACGGTTCGGGCGAGCCGCGCGATCTCGTCGTCTCCGATCGGTACGGGCACCCGGGTGTCCAGGTCGTGCACGTTGACGGCGGCCAGGTCGCTGCGGATGGCCTCCACGGGCCGCAGGGTGCGTCCGGCGACCACCCAGGTGGCCCACGCGGTGAGCAGGACGAGCACGGCCACCTCCACGGTGAAGAGCAGGTCGAACATCGCGACGGGAGTGAATCCGTCGATCGGGCGTCCCGCGTAGACGACGGGGGAGTCGGCCCCGGGCGTCACCCGGAGCGCCGACAGGCGCAGGCAGCCGATCCCGTCGTGCGCACAGGCCTGCAGGTCCTGCATCGGATCCTGTTGAGACGGCCAGAAGGAGCTCAGCGGGGCGATCCCCCGGGCGGCGGGCGACGCGGCGAGCACCCGCCGGTTCGGAGCCACCACCTGGACCAGGCTGATCCCGGCCACCTGCGGGGTGATGACGTCCCGCAGATGGCCGGCGCGCCATGCGGCGGCCGTGAGTGCGGCCTCCTGCCGCGCGTCGAGCCAGACCGCGGTGGCGAACGCCTGCCGGGCCAGCACGCTGCCCAGGATCCCGGTGGGGATGAGCAGCAGGGTGGCGAGAGCCGTGACGAGGACGGTGATGCGTCCTCGGATGGAATGAGGCCGGAACCTCCGCAGTAACGGTGGGCCGCTGGCGTTCATCGCCGTCCTCCTTGCGATGACTGCGGCACTCGCGGCGGGCGGCCGCCTCCGTGTGATCGACGTGGCCGTCCCGACGATGTGCTGTGCCTGTCTGTTTCGGAATGAGAGGCTCGCAACGGCAGGCGGACCGGTCGCTATGGCGTTCTGCCTGGTCAGGCCGCTACTTCTCGGCTCCGCACCACGGTAGCACTAGACTTGAAGACCTCAAGTAAAGGAATTGTTCAAGTTTGTACTCCGCTTGGCGGGGAGGGGCGTATTTCCATGGCACCGGCGGGAACTCGCGTGGAACCCTGATCGTTCCCACTGTGGTGGAGTGGCGCTCTCGCTTGTAGGAGCACCACTCCTCGGGCACCATCCCCACTAGGCCGCGCAGCGGCTGATCAGTGAGTCGCGTCCTGGAGGAAGCGAATGGAGAGTAAGAACCCCATATTCAGTCGGCGCGGGGCGGCTGGTCAGCAGGCGTGGGCCGGTCCGACGCCCAGCGTGCAGCAGCTGAACCAGATGTACGCCACGCCCTCGTACGCTCCCCCGGGAGCGCGGACCATGACGATCGACGACGTCGTGGTGCGCGGCTTCATGACCCTCGGCACGCTCATCGTGTCGGCGGCCCTGGCCTGGTACCTCGACCTCGGCTGGGGGCTCGCGGCGCCGGCGATGATCGTGGGCCTTATTCTCGGGCTCATCGTGTCGTTCAAGCAGAGCACGAACCCCGCGCTGATCCTCGGCTACTCCGTGTGCTACGGCCTCGCCATCGGTGTGCTGAGCCACATGTACAACGAGGCCACCGAGGGCATCGTCCTGCAGGCCGTGCTCGGCACGATGGTCGCCTTCGGCGGCACGCTCGCGGTGTACACGATGAAGATCTTCCGGCCGACGCCGAAGTTCGCCAAGTTCGTGATCGCCGCCGGGTTCGCCGCGATCGGCCTCATGCTGCTCAACTGGATCGGCAGCCTCTTCCTTCCGGGAGGCTTCGGCCTGCGCGCCGACACGCCCCTCGGCTGGATCTTCAGCATCGCCATGATCCTGCTGGGCTGCTTCTTCCTGCTGCTCGACTTCAGTGAGATCGAGCAGGGGGTGCGGGCCGGCGTGCCGGAGCGCTACTCGTGGCTGATGGCGTTCGGCCTGACCCTGAGCCTCGTCTGGCTCTACCTGGAGATCCTCCGCTTCATCAGCTACTTCACGAGCAGCGACTAGCCGTACGAGCGAAAGGGGCGCCGTTCCTGCGGGAGCGGTGCCCCTTTGTTGCGCTATAGCAGGATCCGGTGATCTGTACCGTAACTTTCGATCAACATCTTGTAACAAATCTATGCCGCTGAGGGCTTGTCAATCGCGGACCGGTGATGCACTGTGACACAAAGCCGCCTTTTCCGTGGAGGTGCCCATGTCGTTGAACCACTCACCGGAGACCCAGAACAAGCTGATCGCCCGCGTCCCGTCCATAACCGGGCGAGAACTCCCAGAGTGGTTCGAAGCCATCGACAACGGTCCGTCGTTCCTACGCTGTGACGAGCGGGCCAACTGGCTCGCCGACGAGCACGGGCTGAGCCACGGCTACGCCGCCGCGATCGTCCTCGAGCACGAGCGGCGTCGTCGCTTCTAGCGAACACCGGAGCGCGGGAGGGGGCAGTGCCTTCCCGCGCACACAGCACCAAGCAGCAGCGACCCATCGAGCAGCAGAGCTCGGCTCTCGACCTCGAGCGGCACGCGACCTCAAGAAACACCGAGCGCCCGCACCGGTCCGGTGCGGGCGCATCATTGTTCTATGGATCTCGACAAGGCGCGTGAGTTCGTCAGGAAGAACCATCGAGCGGTCATGCTGACCCGGTATCCGGACGGACGACCGCAGACCTCCCCGGTGACCGTCGGCTGCGACAAGGACGGCCACATCGTGATCAGCAGTCGCGAGACGGCCGTGAAGACCCGCAACCTGCGGGAGAACCCCCAGGTCGTGCTCACCGTGATGACCGACGCCTTCTACGGCGAGTGGATGCAGATCGAGGGCACCGCTCGGATCATCTCGCTGCCGGACGCGATGGAGCACCTGGTGCAGTACTACCGCGACATCAGCGGCGAGCACCCGGACTGGGACGACTACCGCGCCGCGATGATCCGGGACAAGCGGGTGATCATCCAGGTCGAGCCCACCCGCGCCGGCCCCGACTACCACGGCTGACGCGGCGCCGGTCCCGGCGCGGGCCGGGACCGGCGTCGACTCCGTCGCTCAGGACAGCCGCTCCAGCACCATCGCCATGCCCTGGCCGCCGCCGACGCACATGGTCTCCAGCCCGATCGACTTGTCGTGGAACCGGAGGCTGTTGAGCAGCGTGGAGGTGATGCGGGCGCCGGTCATGCCGAACGGGTGGCCCACCGCGATCGCCCCTCCGTTGACGTTGAGCCGCTCGATGTCGATGCCCAGCTCCTGGTAGGAGGGGATCACCTGGGCGGCGAACGCCTCGTTGATCTCGACCAGGTCGACGTCGCCGATCGACATGCCCGCGCGGGCGAGAGCCTGCCGCGACGCCTCGATCGGGCCCAGCCCCATGATCTCGGGGGACAGGCCGGTGACGCCGGTCGACACGATCCGGGCGAGCGGCGTGATGCCCAGCTCCGCGGCCTTGGTGTCGCTCATGACGATCACCGCGGCGGCGCCGTCGTTCAGCGGGCAGCAGTTGCCCGCCGTCACCGTGCCGTCCGGCCGGAACACCGGCTTGAGCTGCGAGACCGCCTCGTACGTCGTGCCGGCCCTGGGGCCGTCGTCCTTGCTCACCACGGTGCCGTCCGGAAGCGTCACCGGGGTGATGTCGCTCTCCCAGAAACCGTTCGCGATGGCCTTCTCCGCGAGGTTCTGCGAGCGCACGCCGAACTCGTCCTGCTCACGCCGCGAGACGCCCTTCAGCGCCGCGACGTTCTCGGCCGTCTGGCCCATGGCGATGTAGACGTCCGGCAGCACGCCGTCCTCACGCGGGTCGTGCCATACGGGGGCCCCGCCCTTGGCGGTGTCCTCCGTACGCGCCTTCGCCTCGTCGAACAGCGGGTTCTGCGCCTGCGGCATGTCCGAGCTGCCGTGCGCGAAGCGGGAGACGGTCTCCACGCCGGCCGAGATGAAGACGTCGCCCTCGCCTGCCTTGATGGCGTGGAACGCCATCCGGGTCGTCTGCAGGGAGGAGGAGCAGTAACGGGTCACCGTGGTGCCCGGCACGTTGTCGAGCCCGAGCAGCACCGACACCACCCGTCCCAGGTTGTGGCCCTGCTCGCCGCCGGGAAGCCCACAGCCCAGCATGAGGTCGTCAACGTCGTTCGGGTCGAGCTGCGGCACCTTCGCCAGCGCGGCGCGGATCATCTGCGCGGTCAGGTCGTCCGGGCGGATGTCCTTGAGTGACCCCTTGAAGGCGCGGCCGATCGGTGACCGCGCGGTCGCCACGATGACTGCCTCGGGCATGTGACTCTCCTGCCTGATCTCGGGCCCCTCCACCCAGGGTTCGGGGGGCCTCCTCCCCGGAGGTTACCCCTCGGTACGCCGCCCGCCACGCTCTGGGCCCCACTCACCAGAACTTTGTACTAATGCACAGTGTCTCCCGCTCGCTCGTCGGGGCGCTCACTCCCGGCGGGGTCGTGCCGGAGGCGCGTCAGGAACGCAGCCCTCGTCGCGCTTGGTCGCTTCGCTCCCGCGCGCTCGGCTGTCAGCCGTACATGCCGGGGGTGGTGGCGGTGCCGTCGTTGACGGCGTGGAGGGCGCCCTTCTCGTCGCGCCACAGACGCCAGCCGTTCTGGCCGCCGGTGAACCAGGAGGGCGGCGCGGAGGAGGAGTCCTTGCGCTTACCCGTGGCCAGGTCGAACTCGCACAGTGCCGCGATCGAGTAGAACCCCGGGGTCATGCCGCGCAGCGGCAGCGGCTTCGGGTCGGTCACGCAGAACGACCACCCGGTCGCGCCGCTCACCGGGGTCGGCTCGCCGGTGCTGAGGTCGAAGACCGAGCCGGGCGCGTCGCGCTTGAGGAAGCCGAGCTTGTTCATCTCGGGCGGGAAGGCCAGCCACCAGCCGGTGCCGGGGACCTGCGTGGGCGTGATCTGCCCCAGGACCCGTCCGGTCTCGGCGTCGAGCCGGGCGAACCCGCCGTACTGGCCCTGCTCGTCGACCGGCCGGACGACCGGCGCGTACGCCGGGTTGCCGCTGGGGTAGACGCGGACGACGGACGGCCGCATCCAGTCGACGGCGCCGTCGGTGAGACGCGCGGAGAACAGGCCGAACGTCGAGGTCTCCTTGGTCTGGGGGTTGGTGTACGGCGCGACGTACCCGATGATCTTGTCGTCCGTCGCGCCGAAGGCCCAGCCTCCGCTCAGGTCGACGCCCGGGCCGAGGGCCTGCTCGATCGGCAGCTGCCAGACGGTCTTGCCGTCCTTGATCGTGCGGGCCTCCAGCACCGGATGGG includes the following:
- a CDS encoding Bax inhibitor-1/YccA family protein translates to MESKNPIFSRRGAAGQQAWAGPTPSVQQLNQMYATPSYAPPGARTMTIDDVVVRGFMTLGTLIVSAALAWYLDLGWGLAAPAMIVGLILGLIVSFKQSTNPALILGYSVCYGLAIGVLSHMYNEATEGIVLQAVLGTMVAFGGTLAVYTMKIFRPTPKFAKFVIAAGFAAIGLMLLNWIGSLFLPGGFGLRADTPLGWIFSIAMILLGCFFLLLDFSEIEQGVRAGVPERYSWLMAFGLTLSLVWLYLEILRFISYFTSSD
- a CDS encoding sensor histidine kinase — encoded protein: MNASGPPLLRRFRPHSIRGRITVLVTALATLLLIPTGILGSVLARQAFATAVWLDARQEAALTAAAWRAGHLRDVITPQVAGISLVQVVAPNRRVLAASPAARGIAPLSSFWPSQQDPMQDLQACAHDGIGCLRLSALRVTPGADSPVVYAGRPIDGFTPVAMFDLLFTVEVAVLVLLTAWATWVVAGRTLRPVEAIRSDLAAVNVHDLDTRVPVPIGDDEIARLARTVNSTLARIEQAKLTTERALRRQREFAADASHELRTPLAGLRTQLEEAQLHPDETDLRSLLRDALYDVERLEGIIDDLLLLAKVGATAPDRKPVDVSALVRDEVARRADRIPVRLQLADGVRMHAAPRHLARLLTNLLDNAQRHARSVVEVGLRRDEGYVELWVGDDGPGVPAGERERIFERFARSDTARSRGHGGTGLGLAIARDIARAHCGTLVAAESPYGGALFVLCLPVSGCPPNTDATAAHDGSRRAPGPYAEAAQLEMAPGPVNEGHA
- a CDS encoding PPOX class F420-dependent oxidoreductase; this encodes MDLDKAREFVRKNHRAVMLTRYPDGRPQTSPVTVGCDKDGHIVISSRETAVKTRNLRENPQVVLTVMTDAFYGEWMQIEGTARIISLPDAMEHLVQYYRDISGEHPDWDDYRAAMIRDKRVIIQVEPTRAGPDYHG
- a CDS encoding acetyl-CoA C-acetyltransferase encodes the protein MPEAVIVATARSPIGRAFKGSLKDIRPDDLTAQMIRAALAKVPQLDPNDVDDLMLGCGLPGGEQGHNLGRVVSVLLGLDNVPGTTVTRYCSSSLQTTRMAFHAIKAGEGDVFISAGVETVSRFAHGSSDMPQAQNPLFDEAKARTEDTAKGGAPVWHDPREDGVLPDVYIAMGQTAENVAALKGVSRREQDEFGVRSQNLAEKAIANGFWESDITPVTLPDGTVVSKDDGPRAGTTYEAVSQLKPVFRPDGTVTAGNCCPLNDGAAAVIVMSDTKAAELGITPLARIVSTGVTGLSPEIMGLGPIEASRQALARAGMSIGDVDLVEINEAFAAQVIPSYQELGIDIERLNVNGGAIAVGHPFGMTGARITSTLLNSLRFHDKSIGLETMCVGGGQGMAMVLERLS
- a CDS encoding DUF4287 domain-containing protein encodes the protein MSLNHSPETQNKLIARVPSITGRELPEWFEAIDNGPSFLRCDERANWLADEHGLSHGYAAAIVLEHERRRRF
- a CDS encoding outer membrane protein assembly factor BamB family protein codes for the protein MKPALALAATALLTGGALTGCSGGDEAAKDHPAWHNTQVNAVSRATTGGGVAATTSMRPDGSLETVALDLATGRRLWAHPATMVGRLPGMGVQAPATVETGGGQATVVALDPAAAGRKGAVLVARDARTGRQKWVRPVRSTFGPQRCGPYVCVSEDTALSSARVVVLDPRDGAVKWRLPGIAEVEWSDATKVVLLRLASHPVLEARTIKDGKTVWQLPIEQALGPGVDLSGGWAFGATDDKIIGYVAPYTNPQTKETSTFGLFSARLTDGAVDWMRPSVVRVYPSGNPAYAPVVRPVDEQGQYGGFARLDAETGRVLGQITPTQVPGTGWWLAFPPEMNKLGFLKRDAPGSVFDLSTGEPTPVSGATGWSFCVTDPKPLPLRGMTPGFYSIAALCEFDLATGKRKDSSSAPPSWFTGGQNGWRLWRDEKGALHAVNDGTATTPGMYG